A single Oryctolagus cuniculus chromosome 18, mOryCun1.1, whole genome shotgun sequence DNA region contains:
- the LOC100347048 gene encoding LOW QUALITY PROTEIN: zinc finger protein 345 (The sequence of the model RefSeq protein was modified relative to this genomic sequence to represent the inferred CDS: inserted 2 bases in 1 codon) — protein sequence MPTFSTKDQTIHTDEKLFECKECGKDFTFLSVLIRHQRIHTGEKPYECKDCGKAFGSGANLAYHQRIHTGEKPYECKDCGKTFGSGSNLSHHQRIHTGEKPYACKECGKAFSFGSGLIRHQIIHSGEKPYECKECGRSFNFESALTRHQRIHTGEKPYECKDCGKTFSSGSNLTQHRRIHTGEKPYECKSCGMAFSSGSALTRHRRTHTGEKPYVCNECGKTFSFGSALTRHQRIHTGEKPYVCKECGKAFNSGSDLTQHQRVHTGEKPYECKECGKAFRSGSKLIQHQRVHTGEKPYECKECGKTFGSSSELSQHQRIHTGEKPYACKECGKTFGSGSKLIQHQLIHTDEKPYECKECGKSFNSGSALNRHQRKHXGERLFECKECGKAFHGGWSLTQHQRIHNGAKRYEYKECGKAFQRGSELSAA from the exons ATGCCCACTTTCAGTACCAAGGATCAGACAATTCACACTGATGAGAAACTCTTTGAATGTAAGGAATGTGGGAAGGATTTTACTTTTCTATCAGTCCTTATTCGACATCAGCGAATTCATActggtgagaaaccttatgagtgtAAAGACTGTGGCAAGGCCTTTGGTAGTGGTGCAAACCTCGCTTACCATCAAAGAATACATACTGGTGAGAAACCTTACGAGTGTAAGGATTGTGGGAAAACTTTTGGCAGTGGTTCAAACCTTAGTCACCATCAAAGAATCCATACCGGTGAGAAACCATATGCATGTAAGGAATGTGGGAAGGCTTTTAGTTTTGGATCAGGCCTTATTCGACATCAGATAATTCACAGTGGTGAAAAGCCTTATGAGTGTAAGGAATGTGGGAGGTCATTTAATTTTGAATCAGCCCTTACTCGGCATCAAAggattcacacaggtgagaaaccttatgaatgtaaggATTGTGGGAAAACTTTTAGCAGTGGTTCAAACCTTACTCAGCATCGGAGGATTCATActggtgagaaaccttatgaatgtaaatCATGTGGAATGGCTTTTAGTAGTGGTTCAGCTCTTACTAGGCACCGGAGAACTCATACCGGTGAGAAACCATATGTatgtaatgaatgtgggaagACCTTTAGTTTTGGATCAGCCCTAACTCGTCATCAAAGAATTCACACTGGTGAGAAACCTTATGTATGTAAGGAATGTGGGAAAGCTTTCAACAGTGGCTCAGACCTCACTCAGCATCAGAGagttcacacaggtgagaaaccctatgagtgtaaggaatgtgggaaagcctttagaAGTGGTTCAAAACTTATTCAGCATCAAAGAGTGCATACTggggagaaaccctatgaatgtaaggAGTGTGGCAAGACCTTTGGTAGTAGTTCAGAGCTTTctcagcatcagagaattcacactgggGAGAAACCCTATGCATGTAAGGAGTGTGGGAAGACCTTTGGAAGTGGCTCAAAGCTTATTCAGCATCAGCTAATTCATACTGatgagaaaccctatgaatgtaaaGAATGTGGAAAGTCCTTCAATAGTGGATCAGCTCTTAACAGGCACCAGAGAAAACA TGGTGAGAGACTTTTTGAATGTAAGGAATGTGGGAAAGCTTTTCATGGTGGCTGGAGCCTTActcagcatcagagaattcataacgGTGCAAAACGTTATGAATATAAGGAATGTGGGAAGGCTTTTCAGAGGGGTTCAGAACTTTCAGCAGCATAA